The following are from one region of the Aquirufa lenticrescens genome:
- a CDS encoding homoserine O-acetyltransferase family protein gives MQAEFHHFHSASPFSLELGGEIPALDLAYQTWGKLNAKKDNVVWICHAFTGSHDVAEWWQGLVGPGKLFNPENNLIVCVNILGSHYGSSGPLTVDPRTGKPYFHSFPDVTIRDVVSSFEILRKELKINRIKTCIGGSLGGQQAVEWAIVNPGLIENLILVATNAVHSPWGIAFNESQRMAIEVDPSWKESQPKAGLEGMKAARATALISYRNYETYQITQARKENSYGSSLRAVSYQRYQGEKLAQRFNAYSYFQLSKMMDSQDVGRNRGGAIAALKLIQSKTLVIGIKSDALFPIVEQEFLAKYIPGASFHVIDSLYGHDGFLIESGLMTKAVRLWQKLQRLEVNPMADFFQALEAKLASHEISQ, from the coding sequence ATGCAAGCTGAGTTTCACCATTTTCATTCCGCGTCCCCATTTTCCCTTGAATTAGGGGGAGAAATACCTGCTTTGGATTTAGCTTACCAAACCTGGGGCAAACTCAACGCTAAAAAAGACAATGTGGTCTGGATTTGCCACGCCTTCACTGGAAGTCACGATGTGGCAGAATGGTGGCAAGGCCTCGTAGGCCCAGGCAAGCTGTTTAATCCAGAAAATAATTTAATCGTTTGCGTGAATATTTTGGGTTCTCATTACGGTTCCTCTGGTCCCTTAACGGTGGATCCGAGAACTGGAAAGCCTTATTTTCATTCGTTTCCGGACGTGACGATTCGCGATGTGGTTTCGAGTTTCGAAATCCTACGCAAAGAATTAAAGATCAATCGGATCAAAACCTGCATTGGGGGCTCCTTAGGTGGTCAACAGGCAGTAGAATGGGCGATTGTGAATCCTGGTTTGATTGAAAACTTGATTTTAGTGGCCACGAATGCGGTACATTCCCCTTGGGGCATCGCCTTTAATGAGTCCCAAAGAATGGCCATCGAAGTCGACCCCTCGTGGAAAGAATCACAGCCGAAAGCCGGTTTGGAAGGAATGAAGGCTGCTCGTGCGACCGCTTTGATCTCTTACCGGAATTACGAAACCTATCAGATTACTCAAGCTAGAAAGGAAAATTCCTATGGATCTTCTTTGCGCGCCGTTTCTTATCAACGCTACCAGGGCGAGAAATTAGCCCAACGCTTCAATGCCTATTCGTATTTTCAGTTATCGAAAATGATGGATTCGCAGGATGTGGGTAGAAATCGCGGTGGCGCCATTGCTGCATTAAAATTGATTCAATCAAAAACGCTGGTCATTGGTATTAAATCCGATGCCTTGTTCCCGATTGTGGAGCAAGAGTTTTTGGCCAAATACATTCCAGGTGCTTCTTTCCACGTCATCGACTCCCTGTATGGACACGATGGATTCTTAATTGAAAGTGGATTGATGACCAAAGCCGTTCGTTTATGGCAGAAATTACAACGCCTCGAAGTCAACCCGATGGCCGATTTCTTCCAAGCCTTAGAAGCAAAACTCGCATCCCATGAAATTTCACAATAA
- a CDS encoding SDR family oxidoreductase: MKFHNKVVWITGASSGIGEALAYAFAAEGAQLVLSARREEELQRVAKACGNAYVLPFDMLSLSEHADRVQDVIQTYGRIDYLVLNAGVSQRSFVKDTEFYVYRRLFEVNFFSIVSLTKAVLPVYTAQKSGVFVPIASVAGRISTPRRAAYGATKHALIGFFDSVRAEVFNDGIRVTTILPGYIKTNISLHAMNEKGEAYGKMDPNQAKGLDPNVTAQKILQAVLAEKNEFFVGGFLEGFGLFVKRFFPSIMPFMLRKIKNT; encoded by the coding sequence ATGAAATTTCACAATAAAGTTGTTTGGATAACGGGGGCTTCCTCTGGAATCGGTGAAGCCTTAGCTTATGCATTTGCAGCGGAAGGTGCACAATTAGTCTTGTCTGCGCGCAGAGAAGAGGAGTTGCAGCGAGTGGCCAAAGCCTGCGGCAATGCCTACGTGCTTCCTTTCGACATGCTCTCCTTGTCAGAACACGCGGATCGCGTGCAGGATGTCATTCAAACCTATGGTCGCATTGATTACTTGGTTTTGAATGCCGGCGTTTCTCAGCGTTCTTTTGTGAAAGACACGGAATTCTACGTCTATCGCCGTCTTTTTGAGGTGAATTTCTTTTCGATAGTCTCTTTGACGAAGGCCGTTTTGCCCGTTTATACTGCCCAAAAATCGGGCGTTTTCGTTCCGATTGCTTCGGTCGCTGGACGAATTTCTACTCCACGCAGAGCCGCTTATGGAGCTACGAAACACGCATTAATCGGATTCTTTGACTCGGTTCGCGCGGAAGTTTTCAACGATGGCATTCGCGTGACCACGATTTTACCGGGTTACATCAAGACGAATATTTCCCTTCACGCGATGAACGAAAAAGGGGAGGCTTATGGAAAGATGGATCCGAATCAGGCCAAAGGCTTAGATCCCAACGTTACCGCTCAGAAAATCTTGCAAGCCGTTTTAGCAGAGAAAAATGAATTCTTTGTAGGAGGTTTCCTTGAAGGATTTGGCCTATTCGTCAAACGTTTCTTTCCTTCAATTATGCCCTTTATGTTGCGGAAGATTAAGAATACGTAG
- a CDS encoding DUF3592 domain-containing protein, giving the protein MLGILLISARPTGEFHGSMPLFLGAFTVISLVLIGFGIVLFKKRKEWVHNSKMTYGKIVEISKRYSRDDHSGRFPIYFPIVSYHVNGLEFRREADKGLAKTCEIGQEIPVRYLSENPYEASLAENTVPGLNPSIFFAMGLLMLASAIILLIMKS; this is encoded by the coding sequence ATGTTAGGAATCTTATTAATATCAGCTCGGCCAACTGGCGAATTTCACGGATCGATGCCCTTGTTCTTGGGTGCGTTCACGGTGATCTCCTTGGTATTAATTGGATTTGGCATTGTCCTTTTCAAAAAGCGTAAAGAGTGGGTCCACAACTCAAAGATGACCTACGGTAAAATCGTTGAAATCTCGAAGCGCTATTCCCGCGATGACCACAGTGGTCGCTTCCCTATTTATTTCCCTATCGTTTCTTACCATGTGAATGGGTTGGAATTTAGACGCGAGGCGGACAAAGGTTTGGCCAAAACCTGCGAAATAGGGCAAGAAATCCCCGTTCGTTACCTTTCAGAAAATCCTTACGAGGCATCTTTAGCAGAAAACACTGTGCCTGGATTAAATCCATCGATCTTCTTTGCGATGGGCCTATTGATGCTTGCTAGCGCGATCATCTTATTGATCATGAAGTCCTAA
- a CDS encoding nucleoside permease, producing the protein MKSSVKFQLMSMMFLMFFGWGAWYGQMSKYLLDNLHATGDQVGNAYTTFAIASIFAPFFVGLISDRFFAAQKVMGFLNILGGIILYFLSLERDPEAFFWYILAYTLCFAPNLALSNSIAMNQMSNPEKEFPSIRVTGTIAWIVVTNIIGFYALGDKVAIFEIAMYTSFLLGIYSFTLPNTPPKADKNASVAQILGLDALKLFKDRSFLIFFISSILICIPLSFYYAMANPSLTDSHMSNVENKMSLGQASEVIFMLLIPIAFTRLGVKKMLVVGLLAWIIRFLCFGYGDGISSEWILYIGIILHGVCYDFFFVTGQIYTDQKAGEKIKNSAQGLITFATYGIGMGIGSKLSGIVLDYYTVNEVKDWQAVWMVPAAIAGVVLLLFVFFFSESKSKPTYS; encoded by the coding sequence ATGAAAAGTAGCGTAAAATTCCAACTCATGTCCATGATGTTCCTGATGTTCTTCGGATGGGGCGCCTGGTATGGTCAAATGAGTAAATACTTATTAGATAATTTACACGCTACCGGTGATCAAGTGGGAAATGCTTATACCACTTTTGCAATTGCTTCCATCTTTGCCCCCTTCTTCGTGGGCTTGATTTCTGACCGCTTTTTTGCCGCCCAAAAAGTCATGGGATTTTTGAATATTTTAGGCGGTATAATCCTCTACTTCTTGAGTTTAGAAAGAGATCCCGAGGCCTTCTTTTGGTATATTTTAGCCTACACACTCTGCTTTGCCCCTAATTTAGCCCTTTCGAACTCGATTGCGATGAACCAAATGTCCAATCCGGAAAAGGAATTCCCTAGCATCCGAGTGACCGGAACCATCGCCTGGATTGTGGTGACCAACATTATCGGATTCTATGCGCTGGGAGACAAGGTGGCTATTTTTGAGATCGCGATGTACACTTCCTTCCTTCTAGGAATCTACTCGTTTACCTTACCTAATACGCCTCCTAAAGCCGATAAGAACGCGTCAGTGGCACAAATTTTGGGTTTAGATGCACTGAAGCTTTTCAAAGACCGCTCTTTCTTAATTTTCTTTATTTCTTCCATTCTGATCTGCATTCCCTTGTCATTCTATTACGCGATGGCAAATCCATCGTTAACGGATTCGCACATGAGCAATGTGGAAAACAAAATGTCCTTAGGTCAGGCTTCTGAAGTGATTTTCATGTTGTTGATTCCAATCGCCTTTACACGCTTAGGGGTTAAAAAAATGCTCGTAGTGGGTTTATTGGCTTGGATAATTCGATTCCTTTGCTTCGGATACGGTGATGGGATTTCGAGCGAATGGATCTTGTATATTGGGATTATTCTGCACGGGGTTTGCTACGATTTCTTCTTTGTGACTGGTCAGATTTATACAGACCAAAAAGCAGGCGAGAAAATCAAGAATTCCGCACAAGGCCTCATCACTTTTGCAACCTATGGCATCGGAATGGGGATCGGGTCAAAGCTTTCAGGCATTGTGCTCGATTACTATACGGTGAATGAGGTGAAAGATTGGCAAGCGGTTTGGATGGTTCCAGCTGCGATTGCTGGGGTGGTTCTGCTTCTGTTCGTATTCTTCTTTAGCGAAAGCAAAAGCAAACCTACGTATTCTTAA
- a CDS encoding inositol oxygenase, producing METPIKEKEQFRNYEQGDITAAVKEHYRKMRSRQTYDYVQRMKAKYLTFERPMDLWEMMERLNVLIDVSDPDLNLPNIIHLLQSAEGMRADNRPDWMQLVGLIHDLGKAMYLFGSDEDGTSQAEQWGLVGDVFVVGCKLPDSCVYPEFNALNPDMQDPRYNTELGIYQAGCGLDNVHLAWGHDEYLFQVLRNHKENSIPEAGMAMIRYHSFYPWHSGGSYKALLSEKDAQYLEWIRDFNQYDLYTKSPVIPVYEELKEYYKPIAEKYLGKGPIFW from the coding sequence ATGGAAACCCCTATTAAAGAAAAAGAGCAGTTCAGGAATTACGAGCAAGGTGATATCACCGCTGCCGTAAAAGAACATTACCGCAAAATGCGCTCTCGCCAAACATACGATTATGTTCAGCGCATGAAGGCCAAATACCTCACGTTCGAACGTCCTATGGATCTATGGGAAATGATGGAGCGCCTAAACGTCCTCATCGATGTTTCCGATCCGGATTTAAATCTACCTAATATTATTCACCTTTTGCAATCCGCAGAAGGCATGCGCGCGGACAATCGCCCTGATTGGATGCAGTTAGTAGGCCTAATCCACGATTTAGGTAAAGCCATGTACCTGTTTGGATCTGATGAAGACGGGACCTCGCAAGCCGAGCAATGGGGATTAGTAGGCGATGTATTTGTCGTAGGTTGCAAATTACCAGACTCTTGTGTCTATCCAGAATTCAATGCCTTAAATCCTGATATGCAGGATCCTCGTTACAACACCGAATTAGGTATTTACCAAGCAGGCTGTGGTCTAGATAATGTCCACCTTGCCTGGGGACACGATGAATATTTATTCCAAGTACTACGTAATCACAAAGAAAATAGCATTCCAGAAGCTGGAATGGCCATGATTCGTTATCATTCATTCTATCCTTGGCACTCAGGCGGTAGCTATAAAGCTTTGTTAAGCGAAAAAGACGCTCAATACCTCGAGTGGATCCGCGACTTTAATCAATACGATTTATACACCAAATCCCCGGTGATTCCGGTGTATGAGGAATTGAAGGAATATTATAAGCCGATTGCGGAGAAGTATCTCGGTAAAGGGCCTATATTCTGGTAA
- a CDS encoding VOC family protein, whose amino-acid sequence MIKFAYTILYVEDVVKTMDFYQRAFGFCEKMLAPDNSYGEVESGKTILSFAHKSLAKSNLKNGFIESDLSKQPFGIEIGFTTDNVARTLAGAVAAGALLLEEPKTKPWGQVVAYVRDLDGFLIEICSEMN is encoded by the coding sequence ATGATCAAATTTGCCTATACCATTCTATATGTAGAGGACGTGGTGAAAACCATGGATTTTTACCAGCGCGCATTTGGGTTTTGTGAAAAAATGCTTGCACCCGATAATTCCTATGGCGAAGTTGAATCAGGTAAAACAATCTTATCTTTTGCACACAAATCCTTAGCCAAATCAAACCTCAAAAACGGATTTATTGAAAGCGATTTGTCAAAGCAACCGTTCGGAATCGAAATTGGATTTACAACGGATAATGTAGCAAGGACTCTTGCTGGTGCAGTCGCCGCAGGTGCACTGTTGTTAGAAGAGCCTAAAACGAAGCCTTGGGGGCAAGTGGTAGCTTATGTTAGGGATCTTGATGGCTTTTTG
- the atpB gene encoding F0F1 ATP synthase subunit A, whose product MYFSNILLGLFLSFISLNVFANEPVVAHDSAHADTAAHSAAPVSAHEAPSEKFDPGKLILHHIADEHDWHFFTIGHFHATLPLPCIVYTESAGVQVFSSSNFKNEHHEEIPYNGFVLEHGKIHAENGEKVYDFSITKNVASLLLSAVLLLSIFIGIGRKYKENPHRAPKGLQSMFEPIIIFVRDEIAKNNIGEKHYRRFMPYLLTIFFFIWFNNMLGLIPGGANLTGNIAVTLVLAIIAFFVTNFNGRSTYWTHIFAMPGVPKWMLVILTPVEIVGIFMKPFSLMVRLFANITAGHIILLSLVSLIFIFENAALGLAVVPFSLFMNVIELIVAFIQAFIFTMLVSTYIGAAVEEHHH is encoded by the coding sequence ATGTACTTTTCGAATATACTACTAGGGCTTTTCTTAAGCTTTATTAGCCTAAATGTGTTCGCAAACGAACCGGTTGTAGCGCACGATTCTGCTCACGCAGATACGGCGGCTCACTCGGCTGCTCCTGTGTCTGCGCACGAAGCTCCATCTGAAAAATTTGATCCAGGTAAATTAATTCTACACCACATTGCGGATGAGCACGATTGGCATTTCTTCACGATTGGCCATTTCCACGCGACTTTACCTTTACCTTGCATCGTTTATACGGAATCAGCAGGTGTTCAGGTATTCTCGTCATCTAATTTCAAAAACGAACACCACGAAGAAATTCCGTACAACGGTTTCGTTTTAGAACACGGAAAGATTCACGCAGAGAATGGCGAGAAAGTATATGACTTCTCTATCACTAAGAACGTAGCGTCTTTATTACTTTCAGCGGTTTTATTATTGTCTATCTTCATCGGTATCGGTCGTAAATACAAAGAAAATCCTCACAGAGCTCCTAAAGGCTTGCAGTCGATGTTCGAACCGATCATCATTTTCGTACGCGATGAAATTGCGAAGAATAACATTGGCGAGAAACACTACCGTCGTTTCATGCCGTATTTATTGACGATCTTCTTCTTTATTTGGTTTAATAACATGTTAGGTTTGATTCCTGGTGGAGCTAACTTAACTGGAAATATCGCTGTAACCTTGGTTTTAGCGATCATTGCCTTCTTTGTTACGAACTTCAATGGCCGTTCTACGTATTGGACGCACATTTTCGCGATGCCAGGTGTTCCTAAGTGGATGTTAGTTATTTTAACGCCAGTAGAGATCGTAGGTATTTTCATGAAGCCTTTCTCTTTAATGGTTCGTTTGTTTGCGAACATTACAGCGGGTCACATCATTTTATTAAGTTTAGTATCCTTGATTTTCATTTTTGAAAATGCGGCTTTAGGTCTAGCAGTAGTTCCTTTCTCGCTTTTCATGAACGTAATTGAGCTGATTGTTGCCTTCATTCAAGCCTTCATCTTTACGATGTTAGTTTCGACCTACATCGGAGCAGCGGTAGAAGAGCATCACCATTAA